A DNA window from Calliphora vicina chromosome 1, idCalVici1.1, whole genome shotgun sequence contains the following coding sequences:
- the LOC135963578 gene encoding lysosomal acid glucosylceramidase-like yields the protein MISFSEVINESTTLKVFLQTKMIKEKFYLKFAIFLTILAYVGAESTPCNLRETPDGGVCVCTASYCDYLEDPTPEDEPQFSLVSSSKAGLRFESTKGLFNLFKKYYIFDYDQRMQTQSENEKAQINGRFTPARTVRLEINRDIKYRNIVGFGGAFTGAVSYLLQKLPQELQDQLYKSFYSADGIGWNLLRMSIGGCDFDLEPWAYNEQPENDALLTNFTKLDPRDEEKAKQIHRLKHVSNPSNLRIKGAAWSPPKWMKSNNDWTGFSHLKKEYYQTWAEYHLKWLEIMENNGLPVWAISTGNEPMNGLFFMNFVKFMSLGWSPLHQADWLSDHLGPTIRNSKYKDLIIFGNDDQRYTFPNWFQMMKKKRSDSVDYIDALGVHWYWDEIFKPSLIDKTLEKMPEKMLLITESCIGDKPWQKSVPALGSWYRGEKYARAFLQNLQHGYNGWIDWNLLLDQNGGPNYVDNTVDAPVIVDTNNPTEILKQPMFYTMGHFSKFIPENSVRIDAIRSNVNIDSVAYLRPDGSISTVLFNSGNANVDITVVDSIRGTIVINLPPRSIHTLLYR from the exons ATGATTAGTTTCAGTGAAGTGATTAATGAAAGCACAACACTGAAAGTATTTTTGCAAACCAAaatgataaaagaaaaattttacttaaaatttgcaatatttttaacaattttgg CTTATGTTGGAGCCGAAAGCACACCTTGTAATTTGCGTGAAACACCTGATGGCGGTGTTTGCGTCTGTACAGCCTCGTATTGTGATTACTTAGAAGATCCTACACCGGAAGATGAACCACAGTTTAGTTTAGTGTCATCATCgaag GCTGGTCTACGTTTTGAATCTACCAAAGGTCTTTTTaatcttttcaaaaaatattatatttttgattacGATCAACGTATGCAAACCCAATCGGAAAATGAGAAAGCTCAAATAAATGGAAGATTTA CTCCAGCACGCACTGTACGTTTGGAAATAAATCGTGATATTAAATATCGCAATATAGTGGGTTTTGGTGGAGCATTTACTGGTGCAGTTTCTTATTTATTGCAAAAACTACCACAAGAATTACAAGATCAGCTTTACAA ATCCTTCTACTCTGCCGATGGCATTGGTTGGAATCTATTGCGTATGTCTATAGGAGGTtgtgattttgatttggaaccttGGGCTTACAACGAACAACCCGAAAACGATGCGCTACTAACAAATTTCACGAAACTAGATCCCCGTGATGAAGAGAAAGCTAAACAAATTCATCGCCTAAAACATGTTTCCAATCCCTCTAATCTGAGAATTAAAGGTGCCGCTTGGAGTCCTCCAAAATGGATGAAATCGAATAATGATTGGACTGGTTTCAGTCATTTGAAAAAGGAATACTATCAAACATGGGCGGAATATCATTTGAAGTGGCTGGAAATAATGGAAAATAATGGTTTGCCTGTGTGGGCCATTTCTACGGGCAATGAACCCATGAATGGTTTGTtctttatgaattttgttaaatttatgagTTTGGGCTGGTCTCCACTTCACCAGGCCGATTGGTTGAGTGATCATTTAGGTCCCACCATtagaaattctaaatataaagATCTAATTATATTCGGAAATGATGATCAACGTTATACCTTCCCGAATTGGTTCCAAAtg ATGAAGAAAAAGCGTTCAGATTCTGTGGACTACATAGATGCCTTGGGTGTTCACTGGTATTGGGATGAAATTTTCAAACCCAGTCTTATTGACAAGACGCTGGAAAAAATGCCCGagaaaatgttattaataaCTGAGTCCTGTATTGGTGATAAACCCTGGCAAAAGTCTGTTCCTGCTTTGGGTTCTTGGTATCGTGGTGAAAAGTATGCCAGGGCCTTCTTGCAAAACTTGCAACATGGCTATAATGGTTGGATTGATTGGAATTTGTTGCTAGATCAAAATGGTGGACCTAATTATGTTGATAACACCGTAGATGCTCCCGTCATAGTTGATACAAATA atCCCACTGAAATCTTGAAACAACCCATGTTTTATACAATGGGTCATTTCTCGAAATTTATACCAGAAAATTCTGTACGCATTGACGCGATTCGTAGCAATGTGAATATTGATAGTGTGGCTTACTTAAGACCTGATGGTTCAATTTCTACTGTTCTTTTCAACAG CGGCAATGCTAATGTGGATATTACCGTTGTGGATAGTATTAGAGGTACTATTGTCATTAACTTGCCTCCCCGTTCTATTCATACTTTACTTTATCGTTGA
- the LOC135955350 gene encoding lysosomal acid glucosylceramidase-like, producing MKFLVNLILISSYISQQCDSANIPCDLQQTKFGFVCKCSADYCDYLEEPKLKADNSWFAVSTSKDGLRFSVTKGEFGSLESIKIKDYHESQKGREDDDPFNVDALLLDNARSLFQLYGGNNSYFNLPQRMSKSSLTIDRSKTYQYIVGFGGALTGTVAYLLQNLKPSLQDHLYKSYFHKDGIAYNILRTSIGGCDFDLEPWAYNELPQNDKHLTNFTKLDQRDLLKIQQIKRIKSVAGSDGIKIMAAAWSPPPWMKSNNNWTGFSSLKPEYYATWAKYHLKFLELMLSKNITIWAISTGNEPLNGVIGWLFIHFMSLGWTPKNQAIYLNDFLGPAVKKSQFKNVLIFGNDDQRYSYPTWFQRMNSTRPTSLNYLDGLAVHWYWDDIFGPELIDATLQLMPNKLLLNTEACVGDKPWQTHGPELGSWERGEQYARSILQDLQHNFNGWIDWNLWLDESGGPNYINNTVDAPIIVNTSNNAEFYKQPIFYAVGHFSKFIIENSKRIEVKLSSTQNSIDAVGFKRPDDKIVLIIFNSAAIPQDINLDDSVRGMFTINVPARSIHTILYM from the exons ATGAAGTTTTTAGTGaacttaatattaatttctaGTTACATTTCACAGCAATGTG ATAGTGCAAATATTCCCTGTGATCTACAACAAACCAAATTTGGTTTTGTTTGTAAATGTAGCGCAGACTATTGTGATTATTTGGAAGAACCTAAATTGAAAGCTGATAACAGTTGGTTTGCAGTCTCTACAAGTAAA GATGGCTTACGGTTTTCTGTAACTAAAGGTGAATTTGGTTCGTTAGAATCCATCAAAATTAAGGATTATCATGAATCTCAAAAAGGCAGAGAGGATGATGACCCATTTAATGTAGATGCTCTATTATTGGATAATGCCCGATCATTGTTTCAGTTATATGGAGGAAATAACAGTT attttaatttaccCCAAAGAATGAGCAAATCATCTTTAACTATAGATCGCTCTAAGACTTATCAATATATCGTGGGATTTGGGGGAGCTCTTACCGGAACTGTGGCATATTTGCTGCAGAACTTAAAGCCCTCTCTACAGGATCATTTATACAA ATCTTATTTCCATAAAGATGGTATTGCCTATAATATTTTACGCACTTCCATAGGAGGTTGTGATTTTGATTTAGAACCCTGGGCATATAATGAGCTACCACAAAACGataaacatttaacaaatttcacCAAATTAGATCAGCGTGATTTATTGAAGATCCAACAAATCAAACGAATTAAATCCGTAGCAGGCTCGgatggaataaaaataatggctgCAGCATGGAGTCCACCACCTTGGATGAAATCGAATAATAATTGGACGGGCTTTAGTAGTTTGAAACCAGAATATTATGCAACATGGGCCAAGTAtcatttaaa ATTTCTTGAATTAATGTTGTCTAAAAATATAACGATATGGGCCATATCCACTGGCAATGAGCCACTAAACGGAGTCATTGGTTGGCTTTTTATACATTTCATGAGTTTGGGTTGGACACCAAAAAATCAG GCGATTTATCTGAATGATTTTCTGGGTCCTGCTGTAAAAAAAtcgcaatttaaaaatgttttaatatttggcAATGACGATCAGCGCTACTCCTATCCAACGTGGTTTCAAAga ATGAATTCCACACGTCCGACCTCGCTAAACTATCTAGATGGTTTGGCCGTGCACTGGTATTGGGATGATATTTTTGGACCCGAACTTATAGATGCAACTTTACAACTAATGCCCAATAAATTACTGTTAAATACTGAGGCTTGTGTAGGTGACAAACCTTGGCAAACGCATGGACCAGAACTGGGTTCTTGGGAAAGAGGTGAACAGTATGCACGATCAATACTGCAAGATTTACAGCATAATTTCAATGGCTGGATCGATTGGAATCTGTGGTTGGATGAGAGTGGTGGACCTAATTATATCAACAATACAGTTGATGCTCCCATTATAGTTAACACTTCCA ataATGCAGAATTTTATAAACAACCAATATTCTATGCTGTGGGacacttttcaaaatttattatcgAAAATTCCAAACGTATTGAAGTGAAATTATCTTCGACACAAAATAGCATTGATGCGGTTGGATTTAAACGGCCGGatgataaaatagttttaataatatttaatag tgCTGCAATTCCCCAGGACATTAACCTAGATGATAGTGTTCGAGGAATGTTCACCATAAATGTGCCAGCTCGTTCAATACATACAATTCTTTACatgtaa
- the LOC135955358 gene encoding alpha-tocopherol transfer protein-like, whose amino-acid sequence MRPLSPTLAEIARRDLNEIPERIEQDLIILREWIRQQRHLRARTSDEFLIAFLRRCKYSLEATKKRIDTFFTYYNVFPEVLRNRCVNSRIFSINRLGVHYYPEFPKCNNNAAILIARFGQFDPKRYNVKEIFQFIMMAMEMISLENDHATVAGVCQIIDLKDISFERIKNFDRCLFQKYWWWVQECCPLRIKEVYVVNADKDIQRRINFIKTFVKNQMQYPVFVIKTFEDLYDYIPKCNLPEEYGGSNGHIAECIAYMEDLLQSYRNYFNEDALYGCSEELRAGEVVTYEAEFGLNGTFRKLSID is encoded by the exons ATGCGACCACTTTCACCTACTTTGGCTGAAATAGCACGCAGAGATCTCAATGAGATACCGGAGCGTATAGAACAGGATTTGATTATCCTCAGGGAATGGATAAGACAGCAAAGACATTTAAGGGCACGTACCAGTGATGAATTTTTAATAGCATTTTTGCGCCGCTGTAAATATAGTTTGGAGGCAACTAAGAAAAGAATTGATACCTTCTTCACCTATTACAATGTATTTCCAGAAGTGTTGAGGAATCGTTGTGTAAATAGCAGAATATTTAGTATTAATAGATTGGG TGTCCATTATTATCCCGAGTTTCCAAAGTGCAACAATAATGCTGCCATTTTAATAGCCCGCTTTGGCCAATTCGATCCCAAACGTTATAATGTTAaggaaattttccaatttattaTGATGGCCATGGAGATGATTTCATTGGAAAATGATCATGCCACTGTAGCGGGCGTATGTCAAATTATTGATCTTAAGGATATTTCGTTTGAGCGCATCAAAAACTTTGATCGTTGCTTATTTCAAAAGTATTGGTGGTGGGTTCAGGAATGCTGTCCGCTGCGCATTAAAGAGGTTTATGTGGTGAATGCCGATAAAGATATACAGCGtagaattaattttattaaaacatttgtgAAGAATCAAATGCAATATCCG gtatttgtaataaaaacatttgaagACCTTTACGATTATATACCGAAATGTAATTTACCCGAGGAATATGGTGGTTCCAATGGTCACATTGCCGAATGTATTGCCTACATGGAGGATCTTTTACAAAGTTATCGCAATTATTTCAACGAAGATGCTTTATATGGCTGCTCGGAGGAGCTAAGAGCTGGTGAGGTGGTTACATATGAGGCAGAATTTGGTTTAAATGGTACATTTCGAAAACTGTCTATAGATTAA